A region from the Drosophila mauritiana strain mau12 chromosome 2L, ASM438214v1, whole genome shotgun sequence genome encodes:
- the LOC117142584 gene encoding serine protease inhibitor 42Dd isoform X3, with product MQGNSNIQFLVLLLIATSVLGKFKLNLLEMVMDKAESNFIASPLCIEIGMSMILMGAKGTTAEELRSILDLPVDMTELVKKYERIMSNLQQHNGLHFANRLYVSETYEVRQDYNALLTSTFMKVANDNLGQRKASNSISFAVQRKSHRGMRTISNYHDLQINESAVLVNTVYYRGAWKTMFSKKGTKLKVFYGDHNREAYVRMMSHVGRFRIADHSYGQIIELPFDNSNLSMIIGLPLHNTYLSSIEKILRTLSESLVEKDVHVELPKFKIKYQTELVEPLRKLGIHLIFSNTSDLSGLLTNGKGAKINNVLHKSFIEIDERGASTGEAAEHVEKNRSVGVF from the exons ATGCAGGGAAATAGTAATATACAATTTTTAG TTCTGCTTTTAATTGCCACTTCAGTGTTGGGTAAATTCAAGCTAAACCTACTCGAAATGGTAATGGATAAGGCAGAAAGTAATTTTATTGCCTCGCCCCTTTGCATTGAAATTGGAATGAGCATGATCTTAATGGGAGCTAAAGGAACAACCGCCGAGGAGCTAAGAAGCATTCTTGACCTACCAGTGGATATGACGGAATTGGTTAAGAAATACGAAAGGATTATGTCCAATCTCCAACAACATAATGGTCTTCATTTTGCAAATCGGCTTTATGTCAGTGAGACATATGAAGTAAGACAGGATTACAACGCGTTATTGACGAGCACCTTCATGAAAGTTGCTAACGACAACTTAGGTCAAAGGAAGGCAAGCAATAGTATCAGCTTTGCGGTCCAACGGAAGAGTCACAGGGGCATGCGCACAATTTCTAATTATCATGACCTGCAAATTAATGAAAGTGCAGTGTTAGTTAACACCGTCTACTATAGGGGTGCTTGGAAAACTATGTTTAGTAAAAAGGGCACCAAACTAAAAGTATTTTATGGAGATCATAATAGAGAAGCTTATGTCAGGATGATGTCCCATGTGGGCAGGTTTAGGATTGCTGATCACTCTTATGGACAAATTATTGAGCTGCCGTTTGATAACTCAAACCTGTCAATGATAATCGGTCTGCCATTGCATAACACATATCTAAGCTCTATAGAAAAAATACTAAGAACACTCTCAGAGAGTCTAGTAGAAAAAGATGTTCATGTGGAGCTACCAaagtttaaaatcaaatatcaAACGGAACTAGTTGAGCCCCTAAGAAAA TTGGGCATACACCTTATCTTCAGTAATACCTCGGATCTCAGCGGCCTTCTGACCAACGGTAAAGGTGCCAAAATTAACAATGTGCTACACAAATCCTTTATTGAGATCGACGAAAGGGGAGCATCGACAGGAGAAGCGGCAGAACACGTAGA AAAAAACAGGAGCGTCGGCGTCTTTTAA
- the LOC117142584 gene encoding serine protease inhibitor 42Dd isoform X1, whose protein sequence is MQGNSNIQFLVLLLIATSVLGKFKLNLLEMVMDKAESNFIASPLCIEIGMSMILMGAKGTTAEELRSILDLPVDMTELVKKYERIMSNLQQHNGLHFANRLYVSETYEVRQDYNALLTSTFMKVANDNLGQRKASNSISFAVQRKSHRGMRTISNYHDLQINESAVLVNTVYYRGAWKTMFSKKGTKLKVFYGDHNREAYVRMMSHVGRFRIADHSYGQIIELPFDNSNLSMIIGLPLHNTYLSSIEKILRTLSESLVEKDVHVELPKFKIKYQTELVEPLRKLGIHLIFSNTSDLSGLLTNGKGAKINNVLHKSFIEIDERGASTGEAAEHVEYIQKKTGASASFKVNRPFAFLIRDKHTVFFRGRVVRLPNELHL, encoded by the exons ATGCAGGGAAATAGTAATATACAATTTTTAG TTCTGCTTTTAATTGCCACTTCAGTGTTGGGTAAATTCAAGCTAAACCTACTCGAAATGGTAATGGATAAGGCAGAAAGTAATTTTATTGCCTCGCCCCTTTGCATTGAAATTGGAATGAGCATGATCTTAATGGGAGCTAAAGGAACAACCGCCGAGGAGCTAAGAAGCATTCTTGACCTACCAGTGGATATGACGGAATTGGTTAAGAAATACGAAAGGATTATGTCCAATCTCCAACAACATAATGGTCTTCATTTTGCAAATCGGCTTTATGTCAGTGAGACATATGAAGTAAGACAGGATTACAACGCGTTATTGACGAGCACCTTCATGAAAGTTGCTAACGACAACTTAGGTCAAAGGAAGGCAAGCAATAGTATCAGCTTTGCGGTCCAACGGAAGAGTCACAGGGGCATGCGCACAATTTCTAATTATCATGACCTGCAAATTAATGAAAGTGCAGTGTTAGTTAACACCGTCTACTATAGGGGTGCTTGGAAAACTATGTTTAGTAAAAAGGGCACCAAACTAAAAGTATTTTATGGAGATCATAATAGAGAAGCTTATGTCAGGATGATGTCCCATGTGGGCAGGTTTAGGATTGCTGATCACTCTTATGGACAAATTATTGAGCTGCCGTTTGATAACTCAAACCTGTCAATGATAATCGGTCTGCCATTGCATAACACATATCTAAGCTCTATAGAAAAAATACTAAGAACACTCTCAGAGAGTCTAGTAGAAAAAGATGTTCATGTGGAGCTACCAaagtttaaaatcaaatatcaAACGGAACTAGTTGAGCCCCTAAGAAAA TTGGGCATACACCTTATCTTCAGTAATACCTCGGATCTCAGCGGCCTTCTGACCAACGGTAAAGGTGCCAAAATTAACAATGTGCTACACAAATCCTTTATTGAGATCGACGAAAGGGGAGCATCGACAGGAGAAGCGGCAGAACACGTAGAGTATATCCAAA AAAAAACAGGAGCGTCGGCGTCTTTTAAAGTCAATCGTCCTTTTGCCTTCTTGATTCGCGACAAGCATACCGTCTTCTTCCGCGGACGCGTCGTTCGACTGCCAAACGAATTACATCTTTAA
- the LOC117142584 gene encoding serine protease inhibitor 42Dd isoform X2 has protein sequence MQGNSNIQFLVLLLIATSVLGKFKLNLLEMVMDKAESNFIASPLCIEIGMSMILMGAKGTTAEELRSILDLPVDMTELVKKYERIMSNLQQHNGLHFANRLYVSETYEVRQDYNALLTSTFMKVANDNLGQRKASNSISFAVQRKSHRGMRTISNYHDLQINESAVLVNTVYYRGAWKTMFSKKGTKLKVFYGDHNREAYVRMMSHVGRFRIADHSYGQIIELPFDNSNLSMIIGLPLHNTYLSSIEKILRTLSESLVEKDVHVELPKFKIKYQTELVEPLRKLGIHLIFSNTSDLSGLLTNGKGAKINNVLHKSFIEIDERGASTGEAAEHKKQERRRLLKSIVLLPS, from the exons ATGCAGGGAAATAGTAATATACAATTTTTAG TTCTGCTTTTAATTGCCACTTCAGTGTTGGGTAAATTCAAGCTAAACCTACTCGAAATGGTAATGGATAAGGCAGAAAGTAATTTTATTGCCTCGCCCCTTTGCATTGAAATTGGAATGAGCATGATCTTAATGGGAGCTAAAGGAACAACCGCCGAGGAGCTAAGAAGCATTCTTGACCTACCAGTGGATATGACGGAATTGGTTAAGAAATACGAAAGGATTATGTCCAATCTCCAACAACATAATGGTCTTCATTTTGCAAATCGGCTTTATGTCAGTGAGACATATGAAGTAAGACAGGATTACAACGCGTTATTGACGAGCACCTTCATGAAAGTTGCTAACGACAACTTAGGTCAAAGGAAGGCAAGCAATAGTATCAGCTTTGCGGTCCAACGGAAGAGTCACAGGGGCATGCGCACAATTTCTAATTATCATGACCTGCAAATTAATGAAAGTGCAGTGTTAGTTAACACCGTCTACTATAGGGGTGCTTGGAAAACTATGTTTAGTAAAAAGGGCACCAAACTAAAAGTATTTTATGGAGATCATAATAGAGAAGCTTATGTCAGGATGATGTCCCATGTGGGCAGGTTTAGGATTGCTGATCACTCTTATGGACAAATTATTGAGCTGCCGTTTGATAACTCAAACCTGTCAATGATAATCGGTCTGCCATTGCATAACACATATCTAAGCTCTATAGAAAAAATACTAAGAACACTCTCAGAGAGTCTAGTAGAAAAAGATGTTCATGTGGAGCTACCAaagtttaaaatcaaatatcaAACGGAACTAGTTGAGCCCCTAAGAAAA TTGGGCATACACCTTATCTTCAGTAATACCTCGGATCTCAGCGGCCTTCTGACCAACGGTAAAGGTGCCAAAATTAACAATGTGCTACACAAATCCTTTATTGAGATCGACGAAAGGGGAGCATCGACAGGAGAAGCGGCAGAACAC AAAAAACAGGAGCGTCGGCGTCTTTTAAAGTCAATCGTCCTTTTGCCTTCTTGA